In the Paenibacillus sp. FSL R7-0337 genome, CACATGAAAAGCCCCACAGCCATTACCAGCTGTGGGGCCATTCCTATCTAGCTTGCTTTCTTAGTCTGAGGAGGGACAGATACGTTACGCGGAGTACGCACAGGTGAAATTAGCCAGTAGGCCATTCCGACAAAGACACCGCCGCCGATGATGTTGCCAAGCGTAACAGGAATCATGTTGTGGAACCAGCCGGCGATGCTCACTGTCTCTGGATGATTCGGCAGCAGTACGGCTACGCTGAGCAGTGTCATGTTCGCTACACTGTGTTCATAGCCGCTCGCGATGAAGGCGAACAGACACCACCAGATCAGCACCAGCTTCGCCGCTTCACTCTTGGCGCGAGAGGACATCCACAGTGCCAGGCAGACCAGCCAGTTACAGAGGATACCACGGAAGAACAGCTCCGAGAACGGCAGACTCATCTTTTTGGCAGCCGCCGCGAAGATCAGATGCTCGGCAGGCGCTGCCTTGAAGAGGCCCGATCCCTGAATCAGCAGCGCCAGCACCACAGCACCGGCCACATTGCCGAGGAATACCAGGACCCAGTTCTTCACCGTATCCCAGACTGTAGTTCTCCCGGCAAGCGTGCTTACCGTGAAGAACATATTATTACCTGTAAACAGCT is a window encoding:
- a CDS encoding formate/nitrite transporter family protein, with amino-acid sequence MFTQSVENIVETAVGKRDKMNESLPKYFLAALLAGAYVGIGIILIFSLGAPLAAIKSPFQPLIMGASFGIALTLVVFAGSELFTGNNMFFTVSTLAGRTTVWDTVKNWVLVFLGNVAGAVVLALLIQGSGLFKAAPAEHLIFAAAAKKMSLPFSELFFRGILCNWLVCLALWMSSRAKSEAAKLVLIWWCLFAFIASGYEHSVANMTLLSVAVLLPNHPETVSIAGWFHNMIPVTLGNIIGGGVFVGMAYWLISPVRTPRNVSVPPQTKKAS